The following proteins are encoded in a genomic region of Streptomyces sp. NBC_01723:
- a CDS encoding PH domain-containing protein has protein sequence MTTPGAGGGTQAGEHGPPPGADGVTERRLHPVTPLRRAWAPVAVIVGWAVHDPDQAQRQLTRLTTTHLLIGLAVLIPAAGLYGFLTWWFTHYAVTDTELRIRTGLLFRRTAHIRLERIQAIDVTQPLLARVAGVAKLKLDVIGTGKKDELAFLGAGDARALRAELLARAAGFAPETAHEVGEAPARQLLRVPPGVLAVSLLLTGATWGTLLAAVVVPTLLWLATHNLWTVLATAIPLVGAAGASSAGRFVGEYDWTVAESQDGLRIDHGLLDRAHETVPPGRVQTVRIVEPLLWRRRRWVRVELDVAGSSNSVLLPVAPRAIAESVVARVLPGVTVPAAPDLSRPPRRAARCRPLWWRGYGLAVTDAVFAARYGLLRRSLALVPHAKVQSVRLTQGPWQRALRLADVRVDTGANRTVTARLRDADEAARLLDSQAERSRTGRRDAPPDRWMA, from the coding sequence GTGACCACGCCCGGGGCCGGCGGCGGCACCCAGGCCGGCGAGCACGGCCCGCCCCCGGGAGCGGACGGCGTCACCGAGCGCCGCCTGCATCCCGTCACACCGCTGCGCCGCGCGTGGGCACCGGTCGCCGTGATCGTCGGCTGGGCGGTGCACGACCCCGACCAGGCGCAGCGCCAGCTGACCCGGCTGACCACGACCCACCTCCTCATCGGCCTCGCCGTACTGATCCCGGCCGCCGGCCTCTACGGCTTCCTGACCTGGTGGTTCACCCACTACGCGGTGACCGACACGGAGCTGCGCATCCGCACCGGGCTGCTGTTCCGCCGTACCGCGCACATCCGCCTTGAACGCATCCAGGCCATCGACGTCACCCAGCCGCTGCTGGCCCGGGTCGCGGGGGTCGCCAAGCTCAAACTCGACGTCATAGGCACCGGCAAGAAGGACGAACTCGCCTTCCTGGGCGCCGGTGACGCCCGGGCGCTGCGGGCCGAGCTGCTCGCCCGCGCGGCCGGCTTCGCCCCCGAGACCGCGCACGAGGTCGGTGAGGCCCCCGCCCGGCAGCTGCTGCGCGTGCCGCCCGGTGTGCTGGCCGTCTCGCTGCTGCTGACCGGCGCGACCTGGGGCACGCTGCTCGCCGCCGTGGTCGTACCGACGCTGCTGTGGCTGGCCACCCACAACCTGTGGACGGTGCTGGCGACCGCCATCCCCCTGGTGGGCGCCGCGGGCGCGAGCAGCGCGGGCCGGTTCGTCGGGGAGTACGACTGGACCGTGGCCGAGTCCCAGGACGGGCTCCGCATCGACCACGGCCTGCTGGACCGGGCCCACGAGACGGTGCCGCCGGGCCGGGTGCAGACCGTGCGGATCGTGGAGCCGCTGCTGTGGCGGCGGCGCCGCTGGGTGCGGGTGGAGCTGGACGTGGCCGGCTCGTCGAACTCCGTGCTGCTGCCGGTCGCCCCGCGCGCGATCGCCGAGTCGGTCGTCGCGCGGGTGCTGCCCGGGGTGACCGTGCCGGCGGCTCCGGACCTGTCACGTCCGCCGCGGCGCGCGGCGCGGTGCAGGCCGCTGTGGTGGCGCGGCTACGGCCTCGCCGTCACCGACGCGGTCTTCGCCGCCCGGTACGGACTGCTGCGGCGCAGCCTGGCGCTGGTGCCGCACGCCAAGGTGCAGAGCGTCCGCCTGACCCAGGGGCCCTGGCAGCGGGCGCTGCGGCTGGCGGACGTACGGGTGGACACGGGGGCGAACAGGACCGTGACCGCGCGGCTGCGGGACGCCGACGAGGCG
- a CDS encoding NADH-quinone oxidoreductase subunit D, with product MTPTTETMVGIGGAAESTDMVLNIGPQHPSTHGVLRLRLVLDGERITSAEPVIGYMHRGAEKLFEARDYRQIIVLANRHDWLSAFSNELGVVLAVERMLGMEVPTRAVWTRTLLAELNRVLNHLMFLGSYPLELGGITPVFYAFREREVLQNVMEEVSGGRMHYMFNRVGGLKEDLPAGWTGRARAAVAAVRSRMDVFDDLVLGNEIFRGRTRGVGALTPGAVHAYGVSGPIARASGVDFDLRRDEPYLAYGELQDTLKVVTRTEGDCLARFEVLLEQTHNALDLADACLDRLAELAPGPVNQRLPKVLKAPEGHTYAWTENPLGINGYYLVSKGEKTPYRLKLRSASFNNIQALTELLPGTLVAEMVAILGSLFFVVGDIDK from the coding sequence ATGACTCCTACGACGGAGACCATGGTCGGGATCGGCGGCGCCGCGGAGAGCACCGACATGGTGCTCAACATCGGGCCCCAGCATCCCTCCACGCACGGCGTGCTGCGGCTCAGGCTCGTCCTGGACGGCGAGCGCATCACCAGCGCCGAGCCCGTGATCGGCTACATGCACCGCGGCGCGGAGAAGCTCTTCGAGGCCCGCGACTACCGGCAGATCATCGTGCTCGCCAACCGCCACGACTGGCTGTCGGCGTTCTCCAACGAACTGGGCGTCGTCCTCGCCGTGGAGCGGATGCTCGGCATGGAGGTCCCCACGCGCGCGGTGTGGACGCGGACGCTGCTCGCGGAGCTGAACCGGGTGCTCAACCACCTGATGTTCCTGGGGTCGTACCCCCTGGAGCTGGGCGGGATCACCCCGGTCTTCTACGCCTTCCGGGAGCGGGAGGTCCTCCAGAACGTCATGGAGGAGGTCTCCGGCGGGCGTATGCACTACATGTTCAACCGCGTCGGCGGCCTCAAGGAGGACCTTCCGGCGGGCTGGACCGGCCGCGCGCGTGCCGCCGTCGCCGCCGTGCGCTCGCGCATGGACGTCTTCGACGACCTGGTGCTCGGCAACGAGATCTTCCGCGGGCGCACGCGCGGGGTGGGTGCCCTGACGCCCGGGGCCGTGCACGCCTACGGCGTCAGCGGGCCGATCGCCCGCGCCTCCGGCGTCGACTTCGACCTGCGGCGCGACGAGCCGTACCTCGCCTACGGCGAACTCCAGGACACCCTCAAGGTCGTCACCCGCACCGAGGGGGACTGCCTCGCCCGCTTCGAGGTCCTCCTGGAGCAGACGCACAACGCCCTCGACCTCGCCGACGCCTGCCTGGACCGTCTGGCCGAGCTGGCGCCCGGGCCGGTCAACCAGCGCCTCCCCAAGGTGCTGAAGGCGCCCGAGGGCCACACGTACGCGTGGACCGAGAACCCGCTCGGCATCAACGGCTACTACCTCGTCAGCAAGGGCGAGAAGACGCCGTACCGGCTGAAGCTGCGCTCGGCCTCGTTCAACAACATCCAGGCGCTGACCGAGCTGCTGCCCGGCACGCTGGTCGCGGAAATGGTGGCGATCCTCGGGTCACTGTTCTTCGTCGTCGGCGACATCGACAAGTAG
- a CDS encoding PH domain-containing protein, whose product METGSPDDAGTAGATEAVRDEPVWTGLPPGLLRMRRLLLVVWLGLLTLAAGLLPGLFLGAPWAALALPPLALLAWGWVMLERNWRSWRYAERADDLLISRGVLWREETVVPYGRMQLVEVTSGPVERHFGLASVQLHTAAAATDATIPGLDPAEAERLRDRLTELGEARSAGL is encoded by the coding sequence ATGGAGACGGGGAGCCCTGACGACGCGGGCACGGCGGGGGCGACGGAGGCGGTGCGGGACGAGCCGGTGTGGACCGGCCTGCCGCCAGGACTGCTGCGCATGAGGCGGCTGTTGCTGGTGGTGTGGCTGGGGCTGCTGACACTCGCCGCGGGGCTGCTGCCCGGCCTGTTCCTCGGTGCCCCGTGGGCGGCTCTGGCGCTGCCGCCGCTGGCCCTGCTGGCCTGGGGCTGGGTGATGCTGGAGCGCAACTGGCGCTCCTGGCGGTACGCCGAGCGCGCCGACGACCTGCTGATCAGCCGGGGCGTGCTGTGGCGGGAGGAGACCGTGGTGCCCTACGGCCGGATGCAGCTGGTCGAGGTCACCTCCGGGCCGGTCGAGCGGCACTTCGGCCTGGCCAGCGTGCAACTGCACACGGCCGCCGCCGCGACCGACGCGACCATCCCCGGCCTCGACCCGGCCGAGGCGGAACGCCTGCGCGACCGCCTCACCGAGCTGGGCGAGGCCCGATCGGCGGGGCTGTGA